A stretch of the Mycobacteriales bacterium genome encodes the following:
- a CDS encoding UvrD-helicase domain-containing protein: MSGPTPAELAALLGLPAPTAEQQAVIAAPLEPAVVVAGAGSGKTETMVSRVVWLVATGRVPADRVVGLTFTTKAAAELGTRLRSRLTALRALGAVADPAGALGEPTVSTYHAYAARLVGEHALRLAVEPSARLLTPASTWQVAQRVVRSYDGDLPHLDNVEATVVGWVLDLAGELAEHLGEPARLAKWTTEFAAAIEALPRSRGSGPYAKVATALTMARGRAELVPLIERYQQAKRDAATVDFGDQMALAARLAVQIEDVGRIERSRYDVVLLDDYQDTSHAQLTLLRALFGGGHAVTAVGDPCQSIYGWRGASAGNLGRFPHQFPTRRGAPAAVLPLTTSFRNDQRILDVANRVSDRLRTEGIDVGVLVPGPAGRAGDVRCALLPTVDDEASWVADEVAAIWSADAAERALRGTARSVAVLARRRSLFPRLERALRERGIPVELVGLGGLLATPEVRDVVSTLQVLSDPTAGGALVRLLSGPRWSLGPRDLAALGRRARALARTRRPAPDDASTGPQPFDTDPVDDASLLEALDSLGSPEAYSGEGFARLSAFARELDLLRRRTAAPLPELVADIERTLGLDVEVVAAGGSRVHLDRFLDVAATFAEDAELATLGAFLAYLDAAETEERGLEAGEVAVEGDRVQVLTVHAAKGLEWDVVAVPGLTAKVFPDSKAVAEAGWTSRVGELPYPLRGDVADLPAFDVAGATDQKDVEDRRVAFAAACGRRGELEERRLAYVAVTRARHTLLCSGYWWDDSISARGPSTFLTEVGQVRGVTVAEWADPPGDDDTNPVLDIDRSVRWPVDPLGRRRGSVEEGAALVRAALDRAYDGGAEPEGQGTLFEPDSLEWDNDVTLLLAERDRPRADGIDVELPDHLSVSALTALRRDPGELARRIRRPMPARPAPLARRGTAFHAWLEERFGGERLLDLDELPGAADEGAVPDADLADLQAAFLDSEWAQRRPVEVEVPFETRIGELLVRGRMDAVFADPDGGYTVVDWKTGEQPTGRELRAAAVQLAAYRVAWADLAAVPLERVRAAFHFVRSGDTVAPADLLDQAALAELVATLPG, translated from the coding sequence GTGAGCGGGCCGACGCCGGCGGAGCTGGCCGCGCTGCTCGGGCTTCCGGCGCCGACCGCCGAGCAGCAGGCCGTCATCGCCGCGCCCCTCGAGCCGGCCGTCGTCGTCGCCGGCGCCGGGTCGGGCAAGACCGAGACGATGGTCTCCCGGGTGGTCTGGCTGGTCGCCACCGGACGGGTCCCGGCCGACCGGGTCGTCGGCCTGACCTTCACCACGAAGGCCGCCGCGGAGCTGGGCACCCGGCTGCGGTCCCGGTTGACCGCGCTGCGCGCGCTCGGCGCCGTCGCCGACCCGGCCGGCGCCCTCGGCGAGCCGACCGTCTCGACCTACCACGCCTACGCCGCGCGGCTGGTCGGTGAGCACGCGCTGCGGCTCGCCGTCGAGCCGTCCGCCCGACTTCTCACGCCGGCCTCCACCTGGCAGGTCGCCCAACGCGTCGTGCGGTCCTATGACGGCGACCTTCCGCACCTCGACAACGTCGAGGCCACGGTCGTCGGCTGGGTGCTCGACCTCGCCGGCGAGCTGGCCGAGCACCTCGGCGAGCCGGCCCGGCTCGCGAAGTGGACGACGGAGTTCGCCGCGGCCATCGAGGCGCTGCCCCGCTCGCGCGGCAGCGGTCCCTACGCGAAGGTCGCCACCGCGTTGACGATGGCCCGCGGCCGGGCCGAGCTCGTGCCGCTGATCGAGCGCTACCAGCAGGCCAAGCGCGACGCCGCGACGGTCGATTTCGGCGACCAGATGGCGCTCGCCGCCCGGCTCGCCGTGCAGATCGAGGACGTCGGCCGCATCGAGCGGTCGCGCTACGACGTCGTGCTGCTCGACGACTACCAGGACACCAGCCACGCCCAGCTGACCCTGCTCCGCGCGCTGTTCGGGGGCGGGCACGCGGTGACCGCGGTCGGGGATCCCTGCCAGTCGATCTACGGCTGGCGCGGGGCCAGCGCCGGCAACCTCGGCCGGTTCCCGCACCAGTTCCCGACCCGGCGCGGTGCCCCGGCGGCGGTGCTGCCGCTGACGACGAGCTTCCGCAACGACCAGCGGATCCTCGACGTCGCCAACCGCGTGTCCGACCGGCTGCGGACGGAGGGGATCGACGTCGGGGTGCTCGTCCCCGGCCCGGCCGGGCGGGCGGGTGACGTGCGGTGCGCGCTGCTGCCGACCGTCGACGACGAGGCGAGCTGGGTGGCCGACGAGGTGGCGGCGATCTGGTCGGCCGACGCCGCCGAACGTGCGCTGCGGGGTACGGCGCGCAGTGTCGCGGTCCTCGCCCGGCGCCGGTCGTTGTTCCCTCGGCTCGAGCGCGCCCTGCGCGAGCGTGGCATCCCGGTCGAGCTGGTCGGCCTCGGTGGCCTGTTGGCCACGCCTGAGGTGCGCGACGTCGTGTCGACCCTGCAGGTGCTCTCCGATCCGACGGCGGGCGGCGCGCTGGTGCGGCTGCTAAGCGGTCCGCGCTGGAGTCTCGGACCGCGCGACCTGGCCGCCCTCGGTCGCCGGGCGCGGGCGCTGGCGCGGACCCGGCGGCCCGCACCCGACGACGCGTCGACCGGCCCGCAGCCGTTCGACACCGACCCCGTCGACGACGCGAGCCTGCTGGAGGCGCTCGACTCGCTCGGGTCGCCGGAGGCCTATTCGGGCGAGGGCTTCGCCCGGCTGTCCGCCTTCGCCCGGGAACTCGACCTGCTGCGCCGACGTACCGCCGCGCCGCTGCCCGAGCTGGTCGCCGACATCGAGCGCACCCTCGGCCTCGACGTCGAGGTCGTCGCCGCCGGTGGCAGCCGGGTGCACCTCGACCGGTTTCTCGACGTCGCCGCCACCTTTGCCGAGGATGCCGAGCTGGCCACCCTCGGGGCGTTCCTGGCCTATCTCGACGCCGCCGAGACCGAGGAACGCGGCCTCGAGGCCGGCGAGGTGGCGGTCGAGGGCGACCGGGTGCAGGTGCTCACCGTGCATGCTGCAAAGGGGCTCGAGTGGGACGTGGTGGCGGTGCCCGGGCTCACCGCCAAGGTCTTCCCGGACAGCAAGGCGGTGGCCGAGGCGGGCTGGACGTCGAGGGTGGGGGAGCTGCCCTACCCGCTGCGGGGCGACGTCGCGGATCTCCCCGCCTTCGACGTCGCAGGGGCCACCGACCAGAAGGACGTCGAGGATCGACGCGTCGCCTTCGCCGCGGCCTGCGGTCGCCGCGGCGAGCTCGAGGAGCGGCGCCTGGCCTACGTCGCCGTGACCCGGGCCCGGCACACGCTGCTGTGCTCCGGCTACTGGTGGGACGACTCGATCAGCGCCCGGGGGCCGTCGACGTTCCTCACCGAGGTCGGCCAGGTCCGCGGGGTCACCGTGGCGGAGTGGGCCGACCCGCCGGGCGACGACGACACCAACCCGGTGCTCGACATCGATCGCAGCGTCCGTTGGCCGGTCGACCCGCTCGGCCGCCGCCGCGGGTCGGTCGAGGAAGGGGCGGCGTTGGTGCGGGCCGCGCTCGACCGGGCGTACGACGGCGGCGCCGAGCCCGAGGGCCAGGGGACGTTGTTCGAGCCGGACTCCCTGGAGTGGGACAACGACGTCACCCTCCTGCTCGCCGAACGCGACCGGCCGCGTGCCGACGGCATCGACGTCGAGCTTCCCGACCACCTGTCGGTATCGGCGCTCACCGCGCTGCGTCGCGACCCCGGCGAGCTGGCCCGCCGGATCCGCCGGCCGATGCCGGCCCGGCCGGCGCCGCTCGCCCGGCGGGGGACGGCGTTCCACGCCTGGCTGGAAGAACGGTTCGGCGGGGAGCGGTTGCTCGACCTCGACGAGCTACCCGGCGCCGCGGACGAGGGGGCGGTGCCCGACGCCGACCTGGCCGACCTGCAGGCGGCCTTCCTCGACAGCGAGTGGGCGCAGCGGCGGCCGGTCGAGGTAGAGGTCCCGTTCGAGACGCGGATC